GTGACCAGAGGCTCGGGACCTGCTGTCCTGTACTGGGTGCGGGTGTCCCAGGCATGCGTGGGAGCTCCGGGGCCCCATCAGCAACTCTTGGCCCATGCCCACCGTGTCCAGGATGCAGTGCCAGACTCCCCGGGCCCCGGGGACGGAGCTGTGCCTGCCAGGCGAGCCTGCCACAGTGCCAGCCCAGCGCCGCCTCACCGGTGCCCGAGGGGTCTTGCTCCGAAGGGAGCCAGTGACTGCCAGGCACCTCGAGACTGCCcagattgacccctgagcacaaagccaggagtcgaaactcagcactgctgggtgtggcccccaaagcaagccAGCAAGAGGGGTCCCGCCTGTACGCAGGCCCCCACTCCTCTCGCCGGCCACCCGCCACCCGCCGCGTCTCTGTCCATGCTTCTGGTATTTCATCTCGGTGCCCTCTGCGACCTTGCATGCCACTTCTCTGCTCAGCGCCAAGTGCTCGGAGACAGACCTGAGGGAGATGGGGCGGTGCTGCGGGGCCTCCCTCAGGGCCTGATGAACACCACCCCCTCCATAGAGACTTTTCCCCTTTCagttcttgagccacacctggcaatacccaggaactactcctggttctgcactcaggaatcgggTCAGCATGGCAATGTCCTCCCCACTGCGGTGTCGCTCAGGCCCCTGAAAACAGCTTCTTGCTGGTACATCCCAGCCAATGGAtggtttgggttttggattttgttgttcgggggccatccctggtggtgtgcagggcctgaccctggctctgtgcttgggggtcactcctagcagggggagggggcccggAGCAGCGTGGGGTCCCTGCGTGCTAGGACGACACCTGTGCTCTCTGGCTAGATCCCACCCTCGCCACTTCTCCCTGGGCCCCCTTCTTCCTGCACCCCTGCATGCTCCCGGCCCCCAGATCCATCTTGGGGAGCGGGGTGAGAACTCTTCCCAGCAGGGCGCGCCGGAGGACAGCTCCATCTGCCCTCGGAGCCGGGCGCCTGGTGCGCAGCTCCTGGGGAAAGGGGTCCCTGCAGTGGGAGTGGAGTCAGAGGGCCGCTGAGGGGGACTGGAGCCCGCGgcgggggctgcagagatggaggagagggAGGTCCGAGGCACCAGAGCAGAGATGAGGACGTGTCCGCAGCAGAAGACAGGACCTTGGGGAGGAGGTGCTGGCCTGGCTCCCTATttgggcctcacccctgcagaagaggagaggagaggctgcAGCTTGGCTGGGGCCGCGGGCCAGCACACCCCGTGGCGCTCTGCGAGCAAGAGGAGCAAATGAACTTCGGGGGAGAGTTCAATggggcgggtgtttgccttgtaggtggctgacCAGGCACCAGCCGAGCCGCGTTCAGCCTCCGGCATCCCCTCTAaagccccctgcaccccaggagtgcagagccaggaacaagccttgagcttagcccggtgtggcccaaagtccaaaaaataaataaataaaaaagaccttTTTGACCTGCAATTGCTGGTCCTGGGGCTGACACACTTGTAGGCTGACGTGCCCCATCTGTTTGGGTCCCAGGGCCAACAGACACCTGCAGAGGAATCCCAGGGCGGGGTAGAAGGACCACGTGCATAAAAAAATCTAGGTGCTttccgccaggagtaacccctgagcactgctgggtgtgacccaaaaagctaaaaaaaaaaaaaaagaagaagaaaagaaaaatctaggtGCTCGAGAACAGAACCTTCTGTACGGTAGCTGTGGGAAGGGGTGCGGGGGTcacccttcctcttccttccagaATATCCCCATGAGCCCGGCTCTGCAGACCCTGCCCAGGCTGCCACGCTGCTTCTCTGCAGCTGGACCACCGGCTCCCGTGGCAGGAAGCCCCGGCCGCCAGGAGGCACGGGGCTGAGGGGCGCTGGCTGCGGCGGAGGGCGCCCCGCTTCCCCCAGAGGCGTCACTGCTCGCCTCCCACCTCCTGGACCAGTGTCCCGGAGTCACAGCACGGCCCTGGGGCTGCAGGAGTCAGGTGGCAGTTGTAATCTTGGATGCAACTGGTGGACaattttgtttgcttaaaggCAGATTTCCAAGGGGCACTGAGTTgggcccccctttttttcttttcttttctgaaaaggaggaAATCGGTCAGTAAGTGTGGGACCCGCGCTCCCGCCCGCTCCGCTCGGGCTCCGACAGAGACGGGCCACGGACCCGCTGGTCATCTCTGCAGCCGGCACTGGCCGGCGTCGGACGCGACGTCAACGCGAACGCCCCGCAGACGGGAAGCGGCGAGTcggcgcgcgccccgcgcccaggGTCCCTCCGGGAGGCCCTGGccagagggcaggggcggggacggggacggGCCACCGCGCCCAGGACCCTCCCGCCCACCGCCTCGGACGCGCCCCCGAGAGCCCCGgcctcacccccgccccgccccgcgcccccatccccgtcccgcgccccgccccgcgcgcccccatccccgccccgcgcccccatccccgcccccgcgcccccatcccccgccccgcgcgcccccatCCCcgtcccgcgccccgcccccatcccccgcgcgcccccgccgtgCCCCGCGGCGCTGAGCCGGGCGCGCGCGTGCacgcggcgggggcgcgcggcgggcgcggggccggagcGGGCCGGCCCGCGGGGCTGAGGCCGAGCCGGCGGGCcccgcggcggcgggcgggcacCATGCGGCGGCTGCGGCGCCTGGCGCACCTGGTGCTCTTCTGCCCCTTGTCCAAGGGGCTGCAGGTAGGCGGCGCCCGGGGCGCGcgcagcggggcgggggcgcggggctgcggaCGGCCTCTCCCCGCGGCCggcttattgtggtgggaagtgGGTCACGAGCGCCCGTGCGCGGGGCCAGCGCCCGGCCCGGGGATGCGCGACCCCCGGTGACCTTGGCCAGGCCGTCCCCGGCGCGGAGGCCCGGCCGGCGGTGGGGGCCGAGCCAGGCCGGCCTCGGGACGCCCCCCGGGGCCACAGCGGGCCGAGACCCCCACACGCCGGTCGGGCCTGGCTCTGCGGCGGGGTCGGGAGCGCCTGTGCGCGCGGCGTGGGCTGGGCCAGGTGGGGGCCCACCTCCTGGCTGCACCCCTGGGCGTCCAGCTTTCAGGACCCTTTTAGAGCCGAGAGATCCTCAGAGGCATGTCCCAGGGCTCACCCCGGCCGCTCCTGACCCCCCATCTCTGCTTCTCCTTTGTCTTCTTGGACGAGCTGCATGGAAACAGACCCCCGCCTGCCTTGGGGCCTCTGCTGCTGCCCCTCCTGGGAGGCCAGCAGGCATCCGGCTGCCCTGTCAGTCAGTGCTCCGTGGGCAGCCAGCGGCGGGGCTCCACTGGGGGTGGCACGTGGGCCCAGGTGCTTTGCCCTCCGGGCCTGGCGTGCCGTCCTGGGGGGACCGTACCTCCGCTCAGCGGGCAAATCCTAGGGAGCCCAACCTCGGGCTGTGCACCCCGGCTCTGTCCCTCCTCACTGGGTCCCCCACAGGGCAGGTTCCCGAGCTTCAGGCCCAAGTTCGTCCTCCTGGCCTGGCTGGGCATCTGTGCGGGCAGCTGGATGGTCTACGTCCACTTCTCCTCCTACGCGGACCTCTGCCGCGGCCACGTGTGCCAGGCGCTCATCGTAAGTGGGGCTGGGCCCGGGGGGCTGGGACACAGAGCTGGCCAGCGGCGTGGGGCCCTGGAGCGGGTGTGTGCCTGGGGGCTGATGCGCGCGTGTGCTCTGGTGTGTGCTTGTGGGGCACGCCTGTCTGCGGGTGGCTTCCCAAGCTCAGGAAGGTCGGTGTGGGCACGTTTGTCTGTGTTCACTGCGCCCACCTGCGTGCTCAGTGCGTGTGTGGCGTGCGGTGTGGCCAGTGCAGTGTCTGGGGGTGCAGCCATGTGATgacctggtgtgtgtgggggggcagcagGAACTTGGCCGCCTGGCACGCCCCTAGGGtccccccaggagtaaccccgggcaCTGTCACGTGTGGCTCCCTGGGGAAGGTCTGCCTCACATACAACGGGAGTCCAGCCCACATCCGGGGCCCCCTGGACATCcccaggccagagccctgcccctCTGAAGACAGGGCTCTGGGGCAGCGGCTGGGAACCGAGGTGGGTGGACATTCTTCTTGGGGGCCCCTGGTGTGACCGGGACGGCCCTCCTTTCCCCAGGCCGGTGTGGTGGGGGACCAGGAGGCCCGGGAGGCCACCAGGGGAGGACTGAGCCAGCAGgttgggtgtggcacccccaggcccccagctctgGGAAGGCCGCACAGGGCTGACAGAGCCGCTTCCTGCAGCCGAGGCCTGCGGCTCTGTCACCCAGCCCAGTGCCACAGCCGGACACAATCTGGGTCTGCACAGCCAGTGCCGGGAGCCCGCCTGCCACACCTACCGCCCACTGTGCGTGCGGGCTctggcctggcccccaccccaaccatgtgtgcatgtgtgcatgcgtgtgggctttggcctggcccggcctgactctgtgtgtatgtgtatacgtgCTCTGGCCTGGGCTGGCTTGGCCCCacatgactgtgtgtgtgtgtgtgtatgcgtgcactCTGGCCTGGTCACTcagcctcgtgtgtgtgtgtgtgtgtgtgcgcgcgcgcgcgcgcgtgctccAGCCTTGGCTCAGCAGGGTGGCCACTGTCCAGGGATGGGTGGGGCTGTTGAGTGGGGCAGGAACAAGCCGCCGGCAGTGTGACTGGGTGCAGGGACAGGTTGGCACTGACTCACGGGGTGTCCTCTGCCCCCCCAGTGTGACCAGTACCACAAGGGCATCATCTCAGGCTCCCTGTGCCAGGACCTGTGCATCGGGCACAAGGTGCGGTGGGGGGCCTGTCTGTCCTCGGAGCCGGACCACCAGGTGAGGCTGTGCGGGcgacaggggtgtggggtggacgGCTGGCAGGCAGGGCCGAGCGGCCAGCTGTGGCATTTGCAGGTGTACAGTGGGCTGTGGCAGGACAAGGAGGTGACCATCAAGTGTGGCCTTGGGCCTCGCCTGCACGCCAAGGCCGGGGCAGGTGCAGCCCCTCGGGACCTGGTGCTCTTTGACAAGCCGGCCCGGGGCACGTCCATCTCCGAGTTCCGGGAGATGACCCTCAGCTTCCTCAAGGTCAGtatgggggggctcgggggctcgCCTGGCCACGGGAGCGGGAGGCCCGCCCACACAGGCGTCCCCTGGcgttctctcccccaccccaggccaatCTGGGGGACCTGCCGTCCCTGCCGGCGCTGGTGGCCCAGGTCCTGCtcctggccgacttcgaccgcgacAGCAGAGTGTCCCTGGCGGAGGCCAAGTCCGTGTGGGCGCTGCTGCAGCAGAACGAgttcctgctgctgctggcgcTGCGCAAGGGCCACGCCGCGCGGCTGCTGGGCTCCTGCGGGGACCTGTACATCACCGAGGGCGCCCCGcccggcgcggggccggggcccgcgctgccgcccctgctgccccccgcgCTGCCCCCGGCCCTGCAGCGGTGGCTGGGCCCCGCGTGGCCGTGGCGGGCCAAGATCGCCATGGGGCTGCTGGAGTTCGTGGAGGAGCTGTTCCACGGCACCTACGGGACCTTCTACATGTGCGAgaccacgctggccaacgtgggcTACACGGCCCGCGACGGCTTCCGGGTGGCCGACCTGCGGCACGTGGTGCCCGAGGCGGCCGTGCGGCGTTTCCTGCAGGGCCGCCACTGCGAGCGCAGCGCCGACTGCACCTACGGGCGGGACTGCCGCGCGCCCTGCGACCAGCTCATGCGCCAGTGCAAGGGCGACCTGGTGCAGCCCACCCTGGCCAAGGTGTGCGAGCTGCTGCGCGGCTACCTGCTGcccggcgcccccgccgcccTGCGCGCCGAGCTGGGCCGCCAGCTGCGCACCTGCACCACGCTgggcggcgcggcgggccgggTGGAGGCGCAGCACGCGCGGGTGCTCGGCCACCTCAAGAGCCTGCTGGGCGGGGAGGCCGCGCAC
The nucleotide sequence above comes from Sorex araneus isolate mSorAra2 chromosome 1, mSorAra2.pri, whole genome shotgun sequence. Encoded proteins:
- the DIPK1B gene encoding divergent protein kinase domain 1B isoform X1, which produces MRRLRRLAHLVLFCPLSKGLQGRFPSFRPKFVLLAWLGICAGSWMVYVHFSSYADLCRGHVCQALICDQYHKGIISGSLCQDLCIGHKVRWGACLSSEPDHQVYSGLWQDKEVTIKCGLGPRLHAKAGAGAAPRDLVLFDKPARGTSISEFREMTLSFLKANLGDLPSLPALVAQVLLLADFDRDSRVSLAEAKSVWALLQQNEFLLLLALRKGHAARLLGSCGDLYITEGAPPGAGPGPALPPLLPPALPPALQRWLGPAWPWRAKIAMGLLEFVEELFHGTYGTFYMCETTLANVGYTARDGFRVADLRHVVPEAAVRRFLQGRHCERSADCTYGRDCRAPCDQLMRQCKGDLVQPTLAKVCELLRGYLLPGAPAALRAELGRQLRTCTTLGGAAGRVEAQHARVLGHLKSLLGGEAAHAGAPEPH
- the DIPK1B gene encoding divergent protein kinase domain 1B isoform X2, with protein sequence MVYVHFSSYADLCRGHVCQALICDQYHKGIISGSLCQDLCIGHKVRWGACLSSEPDHQVYSGLWQDKEVTIKCGLGPRLHAKAGAGAAPRDLVLFDKPARGTSISEFREMTLSFLKANLGDLPSLPALVAQVLLLADFDRDSRVSLAEAKSVWALLQQNEFLLLLALRKGHAARLLGSCGDLYITEGAPPGAGPGPALPPLLPPALPPALQRWLGPAWPWRAKIAMGLLEFVEELFHGTYGTFYMCETTLANVGYTARDGFRVADLRHVVPEAAVRRFLQGRHCERSADCTYGRDCRAPCDQLMRQCKGDLVQPTLAKVCELLRGYLLPGAPAALRAELGRQLRTCTTLGGAAGRVEAQHARVLGHLKSLLGGEAAHAGAPEPH